A stretch of DNA from Spirosoma endbachense:
TGAATGTTGGATTGTGAGGCAGGAACACGTCCTGCTTTCCTGACTTAGAGGTAAAAATTCGTGCCAGAGTTTAACTGTACCCTACTTTATAGCCGTCTGAAGCTGTATTTCAATGGATTCAGCATTTTTACGGAGCCAGTAGGTATGTATTCACCAATTAGGCATTTTACGTATTTTGCGGACAGTCTTCCACAGTATGGGGAAGAATCCGTTCACTAGAATGAATATGGTTACCGATAGCTTATCCGATCTTCCGTTTTCCGATATGCTTAATTTATTGCCTGATGGGGTCGTGTTTCATCAGGCCGTGCGAGATGAAACAGGCATCATTGTGGACTTTCGGCTCATCTATTTTAATAAAGCATTTGAGTCATTTGCTCCATCGCCCTATAAACGGGAACTGGGGATGTATATGCTGGGCGATAATCGGGAACAGGAAGCCATTCTGGGGCCAGCCATGCGGCAATATGTGCAGGTGGTTGAAACGGGCGAAATGGCAACACACGTTTTTTATGATCCCAATCTGAATGCAACAATCAGTCTGAGAGCTCGAAAAATGGGCGATGGCGTATTGGTGACATTGCGCGATATAACGGTTCAGCACAGGGCAGCTCAACAGGCCGAAATGCAGAACAAACTTCTGCATGGAATTCTGAATACGTCGCTGAATGGAACCGTTGTGTATGAAGCCATTCGCGATAGCCGCGGTACGATCATTGATTTTCGATTTCGACTATATAATCAGACTGCCCGAAAAGATATTCTGGAACGTATCGGTAGAGACATTGCCGATCACACATTGCTGAGTATCTATCCCGACTCACACATAACGGGTATGTTCGGGCTGTATGCGCGAGTAACAGAAACTGGCGAATCGGTACGTACTGAACATTATTTTCCCTCCGTAAATACCTGGTATGATGTTGCTATCGCCAAGCTGGATGATGGTTGCGTCGTTACCTTTATCGATATCAGCCAATTAAAAAAGGCTTCAAGGCAGGCCGAAGATCAGGCCGAATTTGTGAGTAAGCTGCTGGATGGGTCATTGAATGGCCTTGTTTCTCTTGATCCTGTTCGGGGAAATGGGCACTTAACCGATTTGCGCATATTATCGGCTAATCGAGCCGCCGAAGTTTTCTTTCAGCGAAATCAGACCGAGGTTGTGGGACGCGGGTTGCTGGAGCTATACCCCGAAAGTGTGGAAATGGGCCTCTGGACCATGTTTGAGCAGGTACTGAAGGCCAGACAGGCTGAACGTGTGGAAGCCTATTTGCAAACTGACAAAGCCGAACTCTGGCTTGATGTGTCAGCAACCCCTCGCGATGGAGACGGACTCGTTGTCTCATTCATCAATATTACAGAGCGAAAAAAAGCCGAACGGCATACTGGTACCTTAATTCAGGAGCTTCAGAAGACAAATAACAATCTGGAACAATTTGCCTATGTGGCCAGCCATGATTTGCAGGAGCCGTTGCGAAAGGTAGTGTCTTTTGGCGATATGCTGCGAAATCAATATGCTGATACACTGGGAGCCAATGGGGCTGATATGATCAACCGCATGCAGTCGGCGGCCTTCCGGATGCAAATTCTTATTAAAGACTTGCTGGCCTACTCCCATGTGGCTAACGCCAGAGAAGCATTTAACGAGGTAGACCTTAATCAGCTTGTTGCTGAAGTAATCAATGATCTGGAATTAGTCATTCTGGATAAGAAAGCAAACCTGGTGACAGGTGCATTGCCTACGGTTAATGGAGATACCAGTCAGTTACGCCAGCTTTTTCAGAACCTGATTAGTAACGGGCTAAAATTTAGCCGGACAGATGTGGTGCCACACGTACAGATCATGGCCGATCTGGTACGAGGACGCGAGGTGACCCGGCCTGATGGAACGAATCTATTGCCA
This window harbors:
- a CDS encoding ATP-binding protein, producing the protein MNMVTDSLSDLPFSDMLNLLPDGVVFHQAVRDETGIIVDFRLIYFNKAFESFAPSPYKRELGMYMLGDNREQEAILGPAMRQYVQVVETGEMATHVFYDPNLNATISLRARKMGDGVLVTLRDITVQHRAAQQAEMQNKLLHGILNTSLNGTVVYEAIRDSRGTIIDFRFRLYNQTARKDILERIGRDIADHTLLSIYPDSHITGMFGLYARVTETGESVRTEHYFPSVNTWYDVAIAKLDDGCVVTFIDISQLKKASRQAEDQAEFVSKLLDGSLNGLVSLDPVRGNGHLTDLRILSANRAAEVFFQRNQTEVVGRGLLELYPESVEMGLWTMFEQVLKARQAERVEAYLQTDKAELWLDVSATPRDGDGLVVSFINITERKKAERHTGTLIQELQKTNNNLEQFAYVASHDLQEPLRKVVSFGDMLRNQYADTLGANGADMINRMQSAAFRMQILIKDLLAYSHVANAREAFNEVDLNQLVAEVINDLELVILDKKANLVTGALPTVNGDTSQLRQLFQNLISNGLKFSRTDVVPHVQIMADLVRGREVTRPDGTNLLPESLANRGFHRIQVLDNGIGFDQQYAERIFQLFQRLHTRSQFTGTGIGLSIVQKVVENHQGFIRAEGRPNEGSTFVVLLPIKTL